tacaaacggtcgagagagggacaggtcccaagtctctgatggaaaggtcgaaaggacgccaagagatCGGTTGCCGCTTGGCTGTGTCTTGCGTGTGGAATTGATTCGTCGTCTTGCCTATCAAAACgatcggtccccttagtggggcgccctaccctcccttttatagaccaaggggggagcaggggttatagatgggagaaagaggaaaaaaccaaaggtagagaaggtccttcgaaggagccGGGTGTTCCTTTTCCCCTGtacctgccctgctaacatggcagaccgtgtcagagATGGTGTGTTagctgatccttatagggccatgcCCTGACATCTTTCAGCATGTGGGTGCGTCCCATACTACAccggcggacggtgcggcgtCCCAGAGAGTCGAGCTGTGACCCtgcggggagtagacggggaagtgaccatacgtctgttgctgtagatgatgtgagctctgtcttggatcgtagtggttgtcgtatgcttgtgttagtatccgcgtccgagggctgatggcagcgcctacaacactgtgggacaaaagtcggcgcctacaaccctGCGCTCGTcttcatgaaggagcagggtgcagtcgtcgggcgaggcggagacaaccctcggacgtcgggcgaggcggggcctgccctcagccgtcgggcgaggcggagcctgccctcggacgtcgggccaGGCGGggctagccctcagccgtcgggcgaggcggagtcttatCCCttggaggtcgggcgaggtggaaccaatcttccgtcgttcgggcaagaagtgtagtagcgttcttgtttgaccggaagcgtcaacgttcgatggtttattaattccacctcattgggtaccccggtatgaGGTCCCCAACAAGATCCATCCAAAAATAATCCATAATTTTTACTTATGGACTCGGATAAAGACAAACTTCATATCAAAATTATGGGTCTCAACGCGATCTACAACTCTATGGTAGAAAAGTTAATGATTTGAAACTATATAGAATCCCAGAATATTGTTTTAAGTTCACAGTttgaaatttggaatttaaaatgtTCAAACAGCCTCAGATGTTCAAATGGTCTGTACTCAAAAGTTTTTTATTCAAAAAAATTTAGAGTTCAAATATGTGTCGTAAattcatagattttgaaattcgaAATTCAGTATTCGTGGATGACCATACCTTGAAGGAtcacatagttaataccaaagttgtagtagctGGTGTGATCTTCATTTTTTCTGTTGATGagatttttatttgaagttattCAGTGTCTCAATTATTTGTTTTAAATTCACAtattttgggattcaaaattttgaatttttcaaacaatcTTAGACGGAGGCACATCCTGTACCAAAGTTGTTGTAGTGCatgacaagatttaaaactttgtatgtagttgaaacttttttcttttgagttcatttagtagcAAAAATATTCAATATAAGATTACTGAATATTGATATAAAAAGATAGCATCTTATATATAGTCACAAATGAGTGTGTCGTGAGGCGTTATGGCCGAGGGCTAGGTTGTGGGTTCGATTCCTCAAAGACACGGCTTCGGAAATGACCAATTAGCAGTGTTGGTTGGCCGCCTCCGTAAATACAAAATGCATGACCGCCTTTGAAAATCATTAATCCGGTAGTAGTGAGACTCTATCATCGATTGGTGGATTTATTACAAGTCCCCAAAGTATATATGTTGAACTAGAATCTATTGTTATTATGTTGACAAGCAGCAAGATCGATGTTGTCTGACTGAGGATTcaaaatgtgtatatatatacatatgatgCTGGAAATTATATTGTTAGTGAAGTTTATTGTCCAACTTGAGGTTGAAATAAAGGAACTTGATTGCCTCTTCAATTCGCACTAAAGGATGTAGAGTCACTCGCTCCTTGTGTTTGGAAGAAGTAtcactataacacaacatacttttgccgacactttctatcataggcaaagggcacctttgccgacagataacctcCTGCGAAAAGTTTTGCCAACAGTTTAGAAACAGTCGCGCTAGAAGCCGTCGGCGAAACTTTTGCCGACAGGTAACTGAATCCCCGACACTTCATGTGTAGGCAAACGGTCCacctacgccgacagttgaaACCTTTGCCGATAGTGaaccctttgccgacagttaagacctacgccgacagttaagacctttCCCGACAGTTTGTATGTTGGTCAAACCATTTCCAAGGTATTTTACAAACCATACCCTGCCCAAAAAAACTGTCGGCAAAACTGCATAGATATAATTacaattaaaataatttgacaaatccacttttgctcatatagaaggcatcacattgaacaaattcacttgatttttgtATAAATGATATATTAGATCTTCCATACATGCATCAATGTCTTAACTGCAAATCACTGCAAATCCATGTACATCTCTCAGCACTAATATATCTGAACAAACAAAACAAATACATAAAGACATGAACTTTTGAGTCAACAAAGCATGATCTTACACACGTTAAGAGCCAACCCTTTATGTCATCAATGCATGAGCAGCCCACTCTAATTCTACATCCCAGCAACATAGATGCAACTGGAATAAATTCAAGAAAAAAAAGTGAATATGTTCAGAAATAGGTGTCCTTGTCTTAGCATGCTGTTATGGAAGTGAGAGGCTCCGGCACCCTTGTAGTGAAGCACTTGTAACTTGTAAGTCCTGCATAAGCAAAGTATTATTAACTGGGACAAATCAAATCAGGTTGCATATCTCATAATGACATAAAAGAACACCATTAGTAATCTTAAACACTACATAACATACATGATTTTGGATACATAAAACAATTGTCATTAGTACTGCATTTATTTATAGCTAACCTATCAACTTCATGGTCATATTCGGGCATTTGAAATAATCAGAATCCTGCCGATCTCGGAGGCAAGATGGTATGGTATACAACACGTACTGTCTTACAGCATTAACCAAAACTCTAAAGTTAAATAACAGAACCGGAAATTTTATACAAGGATTGAAGATTTGAAGGTCTTACAGTATAAGACTTCTATTTCCACTTAGATCAATATTTTGCCAGATATTAGATGGAACAGAACCAGCCAGGTTGTTGTAGTCAAGTGACCTGAGCAAAGACAATTTAGTTTCAGTTCAACCTAATATGACTAATCATTTTAGAGTATAGCTACCATCTGACTGTTTGAGATAAACAAACTATCCTCAGTGAAAGAATATTATTTTTTGAAAGCATGGGACGGGCCAGCAGAAGGTACTGAGAACACATTGATTTTATCTTGTGGTTAACACTCTATATCTATTagattaaatttatataaaaggAGAGCCCTCTATAAGGAAGCATATTGTAACTGTTACTATTAAGAAAGAATTGTGTAAAGGCTTCCACCACAAATGTTATTACCCTCGATATCTAGAAACCTATCCTCTATGcaaagtattttacaaatgatacaAATATCTTAACAGTTGTTGCACACACTAACACATAAATAGTGCAAAAAGGGTTAGGTCATACTTACAATCTTTGGAGATCAGTAAGGCCAGAGAAAATTCCTGGAATGGAACCATTAAGATAATTGTGGGAAAGATCACTGCACAATATGAATATGTGAGAATCACTGTCTATGCAATTAGAATGATCAATAAATGATAGATTGTCAAATGTTTAGTATAATAAATAAAATACTATGATTTGGCTGCAAGGGTTCTGTTTTATACATTGTAGTTATGTTGCTCGCAAATTGGCTGGCTGGTATTGCACCTCTCAACTGATTCCAGCTAAGATCCCTGAAACACATTGGACAAAGATGAGAACAAAAGATAACTTGCCAAATTCTCATAAACACCATGTGCAAAAAGCCAAAAAACTAATACCTTTTCTCCTAATAACAAAAAAGGGTAATTTCTTTTCCTAAAAGGTGATTATGCAGTATAGAACTTTACACATACAAGTAGCCAAGTTGGGGTATTCCACTGACTTTAGGAACAGATCCTTCCAAGCTGCAGTTCCTCAAACTCCTGATGGTGACAGTATCAATTAGATTAATATAAACTGTAATAAACGCTGCAtgaaaaaaagagtgcagccacTTTACGATAGATCACATGAATCTAATGAACTTGTTTCAAGGCATGCATTACAAGACTTGAAACTAAGCTGACACTGCATGTAAACAAAGCTAAAGACATGAAGAGAAACAAAGATTGTTACACTATAAAGTCAACGATATACAATTCTTATTGCTGACTAAGATCAAAATGATATAGTTCACAAGAAATTATGTGATCCACAGACCACAATTACCAAACCAAGTTGGAAACTGTGGACTGTTGTTCTGTTATTGCGACAATTGTGAACCTAGTGTATACTTGTTTAATGATTGGCAAGCGCATACGGTTCATGGACAAATATACAGAAGAAAAATagaacatttttttaaaaaaagccaTAGCCAGTATAAAACAAACTCCATGTGAGTCAACATACATAAACTCTGCTACTTCACACAAAAAGACACTGTATTTGAAACATTTGTTAGGTTGTCCCACTATGGTACAAAGTATTTAACTATGACACAAGCTCCAGTTCAACAATAACTTACTCTGATGTTGGTGGAAACCGGGAGGAAAGCTTCAAAAGAGAGACAAGACACATAGCCCTAGTAGTAACATCTGCAGAGTAGCGCTGAAGAGCAGCCTCTACGGCATCCACAGCATCAGATTCTGTTACCTGAACAAGATCAGGAATTGACCAAGCCGTTTGACACTAATAAATTTTAGGAGCAATACTCCTAAATGAAATACATAAAGAGAAGGCCAATGAGGGAAGATGCAAGAGTTATAAACTATATACAGGCAGAAATTCTGCAATCAATCATAAATGCAGCCATATGAGTAAACGAATGGTCACATAATTTCTCCCAATGACAGCCATTACAGATAACATAGGTAACCACAATTCGCAAGGTGATCACATGGGAGGCTGTCAAAATTGTATATACACTGATTTGGAGCAGTTTGAACATAGCCTACAAATTATTTGCATGAAGAAAGTAACAAGACTACATAACAATATATGATGGAATCATCGGTGCAGAGTCTTCTCAGTAGAAAGTGTATAACCAAGAGGGGATGGCTGCCAAGAATTTTTAACTCACCGTGATCGGTTCCTCCATGTCCAACATACTAAGATTGTTGACCAGCATTTCTCCATATTCACCGATGCACCAAACAGCCACCCTAACTATTCAGATCCAGGGATATTGTAAATCCTAGAATCGGGTGAAAGGGGCCGAATCGAGGAGAGTGCAGCCTCTAGGAGCAAGGGGGCTCTTACCTGGAACAAAGGAGAGAACCCGGAGTGGAGCCCAGCGCACGAGCAGCGGCGGGAGGATTTGGTGCCAGCCGCTGGAACTCCAAACCCTAACGAATCGTACACGCAGATCCAGAGCTGCAACCGATGGGAGCGAGGATGGGCCACATCTTGCGTCGGCGCGGAATTGCAGGCGATGGGGCATCCGTGGTTAGGGTTCCGGCGGGCGGTGGCGCTGTGCAGGAGGGCGGCGGCGGGTGCTGGCATGGTAGGCTGCGGCGGCGAGGCTCGGTGTGGGAGGCGGCGAGGCTTGGCGTCCGtgggaggcagcggcggcgggcgcACTCGCGGGTCGCGCGTGTATGGGCCGCGGGGCTTTTTCCTTTTCGTGCCGTAGGCGAGAGGGGGAGAGGGGGAGTATATTCTGAGGGTTTTTTTCGTTTCACCGGCCAGTCCGCGCTTTGGATTACACACTTTCGTCGACACTTGAGTTGTTGGCTCGGTTAGGCTACGCCGACACTTATTGTGTCTACAAATGTTTGCCGACAGTTTTAGTGTCCCCAGAGCAATGCCGACAGTTGATTTGTAGCCATACAACATCATTGCCGACAGATTATATGACATTAAAAGGTTGTACAATTACCAACAGATAATGTGTAGTTGAAACCACCTTTTGCCAACACATAACTGTAGGCAATTGTGTGTCATGGTGTAGTGTATGTGTAACTAGCAACTTTAAGCTTGTGCTtgctgccggccggccggctaTATGCATGGATGCACAATCATCGATCACATGAATGGATACATAATAtataagctagctagctagattcATTCTGTATATTGTATATGTTATGCCACTGTTAATCCCAAGCTACGAAACTGAACTGTGCTAGCCGCATGCATCTTGGAAAGAATGAAAGGGACCACTAAATCGCACATGGACAGACGTTTTGTCACTGCTGCGTTATTAGCGAGCAACGGAAATCGGCACGCAAAGTAAAGTTGGGCATGTGCTGCAGCCGGGTGAACAGATCAACAATCTAAACTACCCACTTTTTCCTTTTAATTTCCTGAACTACTATTTATATTTTAATTTGTCATAATAGGGGTGATCGATGGATCTACCCTACCCTGTAatacaccagttagaataaatctacagtcatacaacaaatgcatgctccatagtcatgacctatgctacatccacacccatgaatgcacccagaaaatataacaccatcaaaacggatgcaccagattatctcttagccattctctctcattactcatccaAATTCGACGACTAATGTTTAGTGTGTCTGCCCTCAATCGCGTGTGTCAACCTCCTGCGTTTCCTCCCTCTGCATCCAGCCCCCACGCCCACGCCTATCGGCCACAGTTCGATTCCGCGGTTGGCATTTTTTTCCccaaaaaaaattgaaacatcgtcctctcctctctcctcccgcACACACCGCCGCCTCTGCGAGCGCCTGCCAGGGCCGCACGCACCGCCAGTCCTAGCATGTGAGCCCACAAGGGGCCAGGGGCCGCGCCATTGCGCTCGTGCGACCTCCTCTCCTCCATGGCCGGCGCGAGCTCCCTCCACGTAAGGGCCTTCTCCGTGGGATCTGCTCGAGCCGGCGCAACCCTAGCCCGCACCGTGCGTAGCCCACCCTGTCGTGCGCCCCAGCCTGCACCGCGCGTAGCCCACCCCGTCGTGCACCCCACCCCACTCCGTGGGCAGCGGGAGCGAGAGGTAAGAGAGGAGAGGcgatggagggagggagggtcGTCCGCCGCGGATAAGGATCTCCCTTGCCCGCCCCGGAGCCCACTGTGTGCATTTCAAGATCGGAGGATGTGGCGCCTGCGGATCGCGGAGGAGGGCGTAGACCCCTGCCTCAGCATGAAGAACGCCCACGCCAGCCGCCAGGTCTGGGAGGGAGTTCGACACCGCCGCCAACCCCGACCCCTCTGTCGATGCCGCGCATCGGGCCTTCGTCCTCCGACGAAGTGGTCATTGCCCTGCCCACGGATGCCGCCCAAGGGTCTATCCGTGGATGCGAGGAGGAAGCTGTAGCAAAGCAAGGATTGTGCAGACTAGATACTGAAGTTGGCCATAGCGATTAACAGCGATGTGCTTGCCGAGATGGAAATTCCTGAAGTGTACCTGTCTGTGCTCGCTTCGCATGAGGTACTGCTCGCTTCGCAAATCTGCCCGAGCCCGGTTCAGGTCTACGTCGTGGTGCTGTATGCTTCTTATTGCCTATATAATGTGTAAAATTAAGATGATTTTTCTTGTGTCTGACAAGGATAATTGAGTGCTCCAGCTGCAGTCCTGTAGTTTTGTGCAACCAACAGCTTGTTTCTTAACCCTTTCGCTGCCACTAAAACTGATCTGTTTCAGGCAGGAGATTCGCTCTGCCACGAGCTCAATGACTTCAGTCCTAAAGCCGCTGAAATTCCTCTTCTCGCACTTTGGAACTCTCCAGTCCTATTTTGAAACAATACCAGAGTACGACCTCAAGAAATGTGTGAACACTTTGGATCACCCAGCTTCGGTATGTTGTAGATAGGTTTGGTGCAGTGCTGATGACACCATTTTATTGTTTTGCAGAAGTACATGGCTGACATACTGTCAGTGTTAGCTTTGACAATGTCCATTGAAGGAGAAAGCGAATGTGTTTTCGCAATAGTTCTCTTCCTACTGTCATTTACAAGATTTTTTGTTTGACAAAAAATGACATCTTCAGCTGTTCCTGTGAATCTGGAACTGAGACATCTTCTTGTTTCAGGAGAGCCTGAAATACCGTTTGTTGGGCTCTGAAGGTGATATGGGTTCATGGGAACATGAATATGTAAGGTATGGCTGAACTGGAATGATATGTTTACTGGCTCCTTCAATCAGCGAAGTCTAAATTTTTCTAAGGAATAAAAATGCGCTGGTAATATTCAAGTAGACTAGGAATAAATTTTTCAGTATCTAAGGAATACAAATGCGCTGGTAATGTTCAAGTAGACTAGGAAGTAGGAACTATAAAAGAACAATACGCAAAGGTGATTCATCTAAGCTAATGGCATGGCGGATTTTGTGCCTGTGTAAGTGCAGACTTTGTGATATTCTCATTGAATTGCAGAACCCACCATTTTAGTTGTCTATTTACTATTCATGCTCTGATGGAACCGAAGAGGGTGATGACGGCATTTGGAGCATCGTTGGTGGGAAGGTAAACAAGATGTCGTCATGTCATAACTCATACGTAATGGTAGAATTCTGTGTTTCAGTTTTTTTTAGAGGATAATTTCAGTAAAATATGGCATGTAAAAAGCAACCTGAGAAATTGCACTTGAGTTGGAGAAAATAATTAGTAGCAAATAATAACTTGTATCATATCATGGATTAAATCAAAATAACCAAGGGCTACCCTAATTATGGAAATTTATTGAGCAGGCATCTTGCTGGAGAAACTTCATTTTGGAAGTAGTACTAACCAATGCTTTTGGTGAACCTGCGAATGATAAAGAGGCTCATTTTTTTTGCTTATTTTGAATCTTTGGATTTGGATGTGTTTTTGAAATGGTTTATGATTCTCTGTGTTGTCTTGTCAATTTGGGATTTCTGGAACATAGGATTATTTTTATTTTACACATACAAACTTTGACATATCCTTTACCTAAACCAAATATTGATCTTTGACTTCTGACATCGTTTAGACATGCAAGATCACATAGCACAAGTAGACTTTGATATATCCTTAGCTAAACCAATGTTCAACATGAAGCTTCAATGCCTGATCCACTCAAAGACTGTTCTACATGATAAGCGCAAGTTATTGTGGGATGGTGAATTATGTCAGGTACATTGTTTCCCATTGCTTCTTGAGGAACTAGAAGTTCTACAAACAGAAGGGCAAGGTGTACTCAACTTTTGGGCCAACTTACACCTCATTCATTGCTAATCCCTTGTAGATGCAGCCACTGGCTTGTACGTAGAATTGTTGTCAAGGTGGTAGCGATGTGAGGTGGGGCAGCAGGGACCCGGGGATCTGCCCGTTAGGTGGTTGCTGGAGAGGACGAGGACGGTGGCACGATGTAGCAGGCCCAGGCTAGGCGGGACGCGGCCGTCTAGGCGATTGTCCGCCAGGTAGGGCAGCTTGAGGTTCGGGAGCGCTCGCTTGAGGTCCGGGATGGGGCctgggaggggaggaggaggaagcagcagGATGGCCAGGCGGAGGCGGCCCTTCTTATCTTAAAACAGTTTGGGGATTACCGAAGCTGTAGCGACATGCTGACACATCTGTAATAACCATTGATCAAGTATAATAGATTGCTTTAGATTTACCAAGTTTGATGAATGCCTCTATAATGTGTGTTATCCACTTACCCTAGATGtcgccgtagcgttagcacgggcaatatactagtgTTATGTAACGTCGTAATTAATAAAGGGGATACAGATTAAAATAGTATATGGTATTTAAATATATTTAtattagaggaggaggaggatgaggaggaggaggaggggtggTGGCGGTGGATAGCACATGGATAATGCATGTTTAGCACCCATGCATGCTAGCTCAGTTTATTGGTCGCCAGATGGATGTACGGTGAAGGAGAGTGGTCTTACAGAAGGATCGGATCACATTGCATGTAGCACTAGAGGACACGGTagaaaatatatatatgtaattattatttttatatatgcaacaagtcAACCAAGGTCAAACGAACCAGTAGTGCGCTTGCCCGGCCATACATACGATGGATCCATCGGCCGTACAAATACAATACAAATacaatacatacatacatacatacatcaaGCTAAGCATTATCAGGCAGCATATGCATATCCATCCCATGCATGGGGTAGTTACTCGTACGTTACAATACaataataattatatatatatatatatgctggccgcagaataagttattctgtggccactttgagttacgataattactatactaatttacgaggtTATAGTAAATccctcataagtgatttactatagtattatggtaagtatcatcttAAATTATAGTAACACatgtatcgtaaatatgtattgtcattatcgtaaattggtacaaatattatcgtaaatcaaggtggccatagaataagttattctgtggccagctGTAGAATAGTCTtaccgtgtgtgtgtgtgtgtatatatatatatatatatacacactgcGGCCGGCAAGCATGCGGTAGGAAATTAAAGATGATGTAGGATATGATGTATGGGTGCATGCAGCATGCATTATTGCAAGTGAACCAATTAACCAGCACAACTTAGTTTATCTTGCTGAAGCAGCCCTTGCCGATGACCCTCTTCACGAAGCAGGTAGCGAAGCTGGAAGGAGTCCACCAAGAACCCAAGCAGGAGGTAAAGCCCTCGACGAGGCACTCACGGCAGTTGGTCTTGCAGCTCCCAAGGTCCAGCAGGGACAGATCGTCCTCTAGCAATAACGCCGACGTAGCAGCAGGCGGGGGCAGGCGGAAAGTCGTCATCCCCTGCGGCTCGCTGTGGCTGCTGGTGGCGCTGCTTCCTGCTGCTGATCCCGGGACCGGGCGAGAAACCACCAGGATCAGTACGACCCCGACGAGGAACGACGTCGTCACGTCAGTGGTAGACGCCATGCTCGATCAATCGGTGGTCGATGTGTTAATTATATTCTGTGTGTGTGGCATGCAGGTGCAGGGGCAGACTCTCTATATATACAATACACAACCGAGTCGATCGCGCCATGTATGTTGTTGCATGTGACTATCACAACGCAAGGTCGGGTCTTCCAAATGCACAATCCCAGTGCATGTGCCAGCAGCCAGCTAACATGCATGGCCCCTCCTCTTTTGATCGTGCATTGGGCCACTTCAATTCCTGTCACTAGCTTAATTGACTAAACATATATTAAAACCCTTAACACGCACTACCCCAAAtcttgacatcactgccggttcaaaaacccccttcactgccggattttgaacccgTAGTGgtataccggcagtgatgtgggatTGACATCATTGCCAGttcttatgaaccgacagtgatgtgaatcggcagtgatgtggtttctgggaaagccaaaaaaaattcatTGAAAAAAGAGGGAATTTTTTTTAATACCAGGAGAGGCCCCACTAGACAGCCACACGGTCGCGCGTTGCAAGTCACATGTCAAGCGATTTTTCACCCGGAAAACACATGCTTCGCAGCCACCGGCGCTCGAACCCCTGTCGTCTTGCTTCGCGTCTTCAGCCGCTAACCACTCCACCCGCAAGTTGTTTGTGTCCAAATGAAATTTTGgtcctagccattttatgttTATCTAATTTTGAAATaagtatttgggaccctaaacgaattcaaatgaaaaggttgtcaactacaaagttctataacttttcgagatctacaactttcattttgatagtttcttcatccgatgtcgtttacaaaatttaaatttcaaatttgagaaattcaaacgtagttttccatgacaaaatgatttcaaatcaaaaaattatcaactacaaagtttcataactttttgagatctacaaattttgtttttgctgtttgtccatccgagatcgtttaaaaattcaaatttcaatttttttgaaattcaaacatagttttccttgagaagatggtttcaaatcaaaaagttgtcaactacaaagtttcataactttttgggatctacaacttttattttggtagtttctccatccgaggtcgtttacaaaatttaaatttcaaattttagaaattgcaaacgtaattttccttaacaagatgattttaaatcaaaaagttatcaacaacagagtttcataacttttttgagatctacaacttctatattggtcatttgatcatttattcatccgacaaagtggtagtaacattgttcacaaatgttacatatccctcttattgtttatgaaactataagagagatatgtaaaatttgtgaatacTTTttttaccactttatcggatgaagaaatgaccaaaataaaagttgtgaatcttgataag
This sequence is a window from Miscanthus floridulus cultivar M001 chromosome 10, ASM1932011v1, whole genome shotgun sequence. Protein-coding genes within it:
- the LOC136484989 gene encoding 26S proteasome non-ATPase regulatory subunit 2 homolog A-like isoform X2, giving the protein MCLPRWKFLKCTCLCSLRMRQEIRSATSSMTSVLKPLKFLFSHFGTLQSYFETIPEYDLKKCVNTLDHPASESLKYRLLGSEGDMGSWEHEYVRTHHFSCLFTIHALMEPKRVMTAFGASLVGRYIVSHCFLRN
- the LOC136484989 gene encoding 26S proteasome non-ATPase regulatory subunit 2 homolog A-like isoform X1, whose product is MCLPRWKFLKCTCLCSLRMRQEIRSATSSMTSVLKPLKFLFSHFGTLQSYFETIPEYDLKKCVNTLDHPASESLKYRLLGSEGDMGSWEHEYVRTHHFSCLFTIHALMEPKRVMTAFGASLVGRCSHWLVRRIVVKVVAM